In Uranotaenia lowii strain MFRU-FL chromosome 2, ASM2978415v1, whole genome shotgun sequence, one genomic interval encodes:
- the LOC129742659 gene encoding peritrophin-1-like, with protein sequence MIVTLVIVCAFLHLTKAQIDPFMCVGLEDEARVPSPIQCNQFFVCEGGMPSDIGICPPNMLFSPDSLQCDFLENVDCGDVPLPPDFTTIEPEITTTTTTSAPEVSSCPKEDPEEPIFLPVRDDCGAYILCFHGREIIRRCPNNLFWNSKTLDCDDPSKVTCLRTDPFGCPDEGILFLPHPDSCSKYIYCRDGFSRVQSCAFFKVFDENLRSCVAGSSCLLK encoded by the exons ATGATAGTTACCTTAGTGATAGTTTGCGCGTTCTTGCATTTGACCAAGGCACAAATCGACCCTTTTATGTGCGTGGGATTGGAAGATGAAGCTCGTGTACCTAGTCCAATTCAGTGCAATCAATTTTTCGTTTGTGAGGGTGGCATGCCGAGTGATATAGGGATTTGCCCACCGAACATGTTGTTCAGTCCAGACTCATTACAGTGTGATTTTCTGGAAAATGTTGACTGCGGAGATGTTCCGTTGCCTCCGGATTTCACGACGATTGAACCTGAGATAACAACAACGACTACAACATCAGCACCAGAAGTCAGCAGCTGCCCCAAGGAAGATCCAGAGGAACCGATATTTCTACCCGTACGAGATGACTGTGGCGCCTATATTCTTTGCTTTCACGGGCGTGAGATAATTCGAAGATGTCCGAACAATCTTTTTTGGAACAGCAAAACACTTGATTGTGATGACCCATCAAAAGTTACCTGTcta cgAACCGATCCTTTTGGATGTCCTGACGAGGGAATATTGTTTCTACCGCATCCGGATAGTTGCAGCAAATATATTTACTGTCGGGATGGATTTTCTAGGGTACAGAGTTGTGCTTTCTTCAAAGTGTTTGATGAAAACTTAAGGTCATGTGTAGCTGGCAGTAgttgtttattaaaatga
- the LOC129742658 gene encoding peritrophin-1-like, giving the protein MSKQQSQIDQCKDAQDNEFVSDPEDCSKFLQCSNGEGTSISCPPGFLFDPEQKICNFEDQVVCETPAATTSDPSTVVPDTTTPSQTTAVTESTTGMTTTTVPDLEPEEFCKAADPSKPVFHPSSTNCGQYYICINRNPFLLSCAKGQHWNQEKQFCDNPGAVNCQIKPQFPECPMEGSAFFPHPDKCDLFLFCDEGQISVQKCPYFYEWNAQQKTCVLLEGSSCVY; this is encoded by the exons ATGAGTAAGCAACAAAGTCAAATTGATCAGTGCAAAGATGCCCAGGACAATGAATTTGTTAGTGATCCGGAAGATTGTAGTAAATTTCTCCAGTGCAGCAACGGCGAGGGAACATCGATAAGTTGTCCGCCCGGATTTTTGTTCGATCCGGAACAGAAGATCTGCAACTTTGAAGATCAAGTGGTGTGTGAAACCCCTGCAGCTACAACAAGCGATCCATCAACTGTTGTCCCGGATACAACAACTCCATCTCAAACAACAGCTGTCACTGAATCCACTACAGGCATGACAACCACCACAGTACCGGATCTTGAGCCAGAGGAATTCTGTAAGGCGGCAGATCCCTCTAAACCAGTCTTTCACCCTAGCAGCACCAACTGTGGTCAATATTACATTTGCATCAACAGAAATCCGTTCCTACTGAGTTGTGCCAAGGGTCAGCATTGGAACCAGGAAAAACAGTTCTGTGATAATCCGGGTGCCGTCAACTGTCAG ATCAAACCGCAGTTTCCGGAATGTCCCATGGAGGGGTCTGCCTTCTTTCCGCATCCAGATAAATGCGATCTGTTCCTGTTCTGCGACGAGGGTCAAATCTCAGTGCAGAAGTGTCCGTATTTCTATGAGTGGAATGCGCAACAAAAAACTTGTGTTTTACTGGAGGGATCCAGCTGTGTCTATTGA
- the LOC129742657 gene encoding uncharacterized protein LOC129742657 → MVDDKKLKSRKLKRANTIAGINRMEQFLHQYVEDQHQGEVRYRLERLEKLWESFDEVQADCEELDEEEDAGTKNLEIRSKTESIYFRVKAGLASKIPESFGPTASTSYAANETSAPAHLANIKLPTITLPEFDGDFNQWLTFHDTFVSMIHSSTEISCVQKFHYLRAALKGEAANLIQSITITANNYSVAWEALVTRYSNTTLLRKKLIRALLKYPKIPNNSVDALHRFVDEFQRHTKILEQLGEPVIYFSSILMELLEDKLDDASLTAWEESIAGDPHPTYNNMIEFLQKRTRIMETIMINRPTSSQSKPVAQNFPQRKPGSRLSSNAVSEGFPKSYPMCPGKAQHLQLPRFQQLGPERPDENSDRKETVCQLLPK, encoded by the coding sequence ATGGTTGACGACAAGAAGCTGAAGTCCAGGAAGCTGAAAAGGGCGAATACCATTGCCGGAATCAACCGTATGGAACAGTTCCTGCATCAATACGTCGAGGACCAACACCAAGGCGAAGTGCGATACCGCTTGGAGCGTCTCGAGAAACTGTGGGAATCGTTCGACGAAGTGCAGGCGGATTGCGAGGAGCTTGACGAAGAGGAGGATGCGGGCACTAAAAATTTGGAGATCCGAAGCAAAACCGAATCTATTTATTTCCGGGTCAAAGCTGGTCTAGCTTCCAAGATCCCGGAATCGTTTGGGCCCACCGCATCGACGTCCTATGCTGCAAATGAAACATCCGCCCCCGCCCATCTTGCGAACATTAAACTCCCGACGATCACGCTACCCGAATTTGATGGCGATTTCAATCAGTGGCTGACGTTCCACGACACGTTTGTGTCGATGATTCATTCGTCGACGGAAATTTCTTGCGTCCAGAAATTTCACTACCTTCGCGCTGCCCTCAAGGGCGAGGCAGCTAATTTAATCCAGTCGATTACCATCACCGCCAACAACTACTCTGTTGCGTGGGAGGCATTGGTAACGCGTTATTCGAATACGActcttctgcgaaaaaagctcATCCGAGCCCTGCTCAAGTATCCCAAAATCCCGAACAACTCGGTGGATGCGCTTCATCGATTCGTCGACGAATTCCAGAGGCACACGAAGATTCTGGAGCAACTCGGAGAACCCGTGATCTATTTTAGCTCGATTCTTATGGAGCTTTTGGAGGATAAGCTGGATGACGCATCGCTCACCGCCTGGGAGGAATCCATTGCCGGTGATCCCCATCCAACCTACAACAACATGATCGAATTTCTGCAGAAGAGAACCCGAATCATGGAGACGATCATGATCAATCGGCCAACGTCCAGCCAGTCGAAACCCGTCGCTCAAAATTTTCCTCAGCGCAAACCAGGATCGCGCTTGAGTTCGAATGCTGTTTCCGAAGGTTTCCCGAAAAGCTACCCGATGTGCCCTGGAAAGGCACAGCATCTACAACTGCCCCGTTTTCAACAGCTTGGACCCGAAAGGCCGGACGAAAATAGTGACCGAAAAGAAACTGTGTGCCAACTGCTTCCGAAGTGA